One Mangrovimonas cancribranchiae DNA segment encodes these proteins:
- a CDS encoding gliding motility-associated C-terminal domain-containing protein: MPILGQDITLFNQFNGQYDYLAIGNTLNEVENNLVSGYCETLSASSAELNLPENATIISAYLYWAGSGNGDTEITLNNTDFIADNTYTVDYFDQNYGTLTYFSCYKEITDFIINNGEITYELSNLDITQTITQNPGYCNNSTNFSGWCIYVIYEDAALPLNQINLFQGLEIINRNQQEKTITLENINVLDNEGAKIGFLTWEGDANLNYGESLFINNNLLSNPPLNPADNAFNGTNSFTNSNELYNCDIDYYNIQNYIAIGDETVDIKLTTGAINEFGTFSADLIIINNIITVLNSQLPDATVNINNYELECGNRNISVDFTVFNNNSTDILPENTPIAVYANNTFIHATQTNTVIDIGESETQTINFNVPEELSDSINIQIVVDDIGNGTGIITELNEANNSYEINLELLTITNTPIDNLEACDEGFNQAFFDLTSQLSLVETNGLDYSFYTTLEDLQNDTLEIINPSNFQNTTSPQTIYLKVNTENCYKIFNFSLNIKNCPPTIPEIFTPNNDGYNDWFNIQGLYNIFENHKLLIYNRYGTLIFEGNNDIKWDGKANKGINNRGKLLPTGTYFYVLYLNDRNFDNIVGWVYLNR; encoded by the coding sequence ATGCCTATTTTGGGGCAAGATATAACATTATTTAACCAATTTAATGGACAATACGATTACTTAGCCATAGGCAATACTTTAAATGAAGTAGAAAACAATTTGGTGTCTGGCTATTGCGAAACCCTTTCTGCATCATCTGCAGAATTAAACTTACCTGAAAACGCAACCATTATTTCTGCTTATCTATATTGGGCAGGTTCAGGAAACGGAGATACTGAAATCACTTTAAATAATACAGATTTTATTGCCGACAATACTTATACAGTTGATTATTTTGACCAAAATTATGGTACGCTTACTTATTTTTCATGCTATAAAGAAATCACCGATTTTATAATTAATAATGGCGAAATCACATACGAATTATCAAACCTAGATATTACACAAACAATCACCCAAAATCCTGGATATTGTAATAATAGCACTAATTTTTCTGGTTGGTGTATTTATGTTATATATGAAGATGCAGCTTTACCCTTAAATCAAATTAATTTATTTCAAGGGTTAGAAATCATTAATAGAAATCAACAAGAAAAAACGATTACACTAGAGAATATTAATGTACTAGACAATGAAGGGGCTAAAATAGGTTTTTTAACATGGGAAGGCGATGCCAACCTAAACTACGGTGAATCTCTTTTTATTAATAACAATTTATTATCCAATCCGCCTCTTAATCCAGCCGACAATGCCTTTAACGGCACAAACTCTTTCACAAATTCCAATGAGCTATACAACTGCGATATAGATTATTATAACATACAAAATTATATAGCTATTGGAGACGAAACAGTTGATATAAAATTAACCACTGGTGCTATTAATGAGTTTGGTACATTTTCTGCCGATTTAATCATAATTAACAACATAATTACCGTATTAAATAGTCAACTTCCAGATGCTACAGTAAACATAAATAATTATGAATTAGAATGCGGCAATAGAAATATCTCTGTAGATTTTACAGTTTTTAATAACAATAGTACCGATATTCTACCTGAAAACACCCCTATTGCAGTCTATGCCAATAATACATTTATACATGCTACACAAACTAACACTGTTATTGACATTGGTGAATCTGAAACACAAACCATAAACTTTAATGTACCAGAAGAATTAAGTGACTCTATTAATATCCAAATTGTTGTCGATGATATAGGAAATGGCACTGGCATAATTACAGAACTTAATGAAGCAAACAACTCTTACGAAATTAATTTAGAATTACTTACAATTACTAATACACCTATCGACAATCTGGAGGCTTGCGACGAAGGTTTTAACCAGGCCTTTTTCGATTTAACATCACAACTATCCCTTGTAGAAACAAATGGCTTAGATTATAGTTTTTATACAACCCTGGAAGATTTACAAAATGACACCTTAGAAATTATCAATCCGTCAAACTTTCAAAATACCACATCGCCACAAACCATTTATTTAAAAGTTAATACAGAAAATTGCTATAAAATATTTAACTTTAGTCTAAATATAAAAAACTGCCCTCCTACCATACCAGAAATATTTACTCCCAACAACGATGGTTATAACGATTGGTTTAATATACAGGGATTATATAATATTTTTGAAAACCACAAACTTCTAATCTATAACCGTTACGGTACATTAATTTTTGAAGGAAACAATGATATTAAATGGGATGGAAAAGCCAACAAAGGCATAAATAATAGAGGAAAACTCTTACCAACTGGCACCTATTTTTATGTCCTTTATTTGAACGATAGAAACTTTGACAACATTGTTGGTTGGGTTTATTTAAACAGATAA
- a CDS encoding choice-of-anchor L domain-containing protein translates to MKSNKKNKRHLKKVYKLSVIALLLFQVLGHAQQISVDDTYTPQQLIENNLILGCVEVLNIQSTINGQVNQISSYGYFEQSSSNFPFENGILLSTGSAFSAGNTTNANVLNEGEANWGTDNDLETALGISNTLNATSIEFDFISVTNQIQFNYILASEEYFADYPCEYSDGFAFLIREAGTNNPYTNIAVIPGTNTPVNTSTIHEEIVGLCPAENEEYFEGYNVGDTNFNGRTTVLTASASIQPNVQYHIKLVIADQNDENYDSAVFIEGNSFNSTVDLGPDINTCANQVTLNADIENPLASYTWLLNEQPIANENAPQLTTATSGNYTVQISIPINNTTCEIEDSIDVTLGTEQTAGPITDYEICDTNGDNSETFDLNTKDNEVLSTVPNANYNITYHYSLDNAQNNENPIVNPIQNLANPQIIYVRIIDVDTGCLAFTNFSLVVNELPTITTPTPIEICDDNVSDGVTQIDLTQYDNNVTNNNPELVVTYHYTQSDANTGNNPIPMPYVNANPQEEVFVRVINENTGCATTTILDITVLETPNINVNPENINVCEQDEDGFEVFDLSTVIDDVLQGLTSVTTTLHTSFDDASTGNNPIQDIENFQNTTPDQQILYVRVVDDTTGCVSIASFTIYTNILEQESNIRDFQICDDSSNDGIANFNLENIGNSILNNLENATITFYETESDQENGTNPIDQTIPYQVSNSAQLFVTISNTDCDYNTSINLIVNPAVFIQSLEPQDYCDTDDNGFTSIDLNAFNNYVSTGIPNPSVTYFLNQTDAENNINFLPPFYTNTSNPQTFYVRVTDATTGCYDIAPLEINVLLAPTVSQAQDILICDNDQDGVSTVNLENKIPEIITNTNGVSIDFFTTEDNANNNINVINTPDNFSTSTTQIFTRVTNNTTGCFAISTFMVYINTQPVFTDITDFTNCETDGNQTAEFLFIEKDTEILNGQTGKQVLYFLNENDANNRQNIIDKTQPYQNISSPQTIHVRVENLTDQDCYGVSSFIIEVGSIPIYNAPTDLSLCDDITNNGQEEFNLAEVISTMSENSPENLSITFHTSYDDADNGSNAIDLNYTNTENPQQIFARVENGTYCHGIAEFGLNVIQVPIVNSPSEMTVCDTNYDGTATFDLTIAETEVLGIRQDNVELTFHESITDVENNIQISTPASYNNTESPQTVYIKATNTISNCYVYVPLVLNVNLPPTINTGNFEICNNDTNSYNLNNTLSQLLDTQENIDVSFYASQQDAQNNTNAISPDYTYTSNNTTLYIAATNSSTGCRAIQSFNLTINPTPIANQPQNLTSCDDNFDGMYTFDFSQQTSTILGNQNANDFNVLYFETENDALENTNPITTLNYSASNGQTIYVRVENIYTNCFSTTSFNTIVYRKPEINIGNQTICLDNLPLIVSAETGFNTDTYSWSTNETVSEIEITQIGSYSVTVTTENGCETTSTFSVIESEQATIEFTETIDFSDPNNITVTVSGIGNYQYSIDNGPPQDSNVFYNVTWGPHIIEVKDLNGCASATKEIVVIDAPLFFTPNNDGYNDYWHIAGVEQLEGTVIYIFDRFGKLLKTLSHSSQGWDGTYRGENMPTNDYWFLAEVKKGDIAFEVKRHFTLKR, encoded by the coding sequence TTGAAGTCTAACAAGAAAAATAAACGCCATTTAAAAAAAGTTTACAAGTTATCGGTTATAGCTTTGTTACTTTTTCAAGTCTTAGGACATGCGCAACAAATTTCTGTTGATGACACCTATACACCACAACAGCTTATAGAAAATAACTTAATTCTAGGCTGCGTAGAAGTATTAAACATTCAATCTACAATTAATGGCCAGGTTAATCAAATATCTAGTTATGGATATTTTGAGCAATCAAGCTCTAATTTTCCTTTCGAAAATGGTATTTTATTATCTACAGGCTCTGCCTTTTCTGCAGGAAATACTACCAATGCTAATGTGCTTAATGAAGGTGAAGCAAATTGGGGTACCGACAACGATTTAGAAACCGCTTTAGGCATTTCAAACACATTAAATGCTACATCTATCGAGTTTGATTTTATTTCGGTAACCAATCAAATTCAGTTTAATTATATATTAGCATCAGAAGAATATTTTGCCGATTATCCTTGTGAGTATTCAGATGGATTTGCCTTTTTAATTAGAGAAGCTGGAACAAACAATCCGTACACTAACATTGCTGTTATTCCAGGCACAAATACACCTGTTAACACAAGCACAATCCACGAAGAAATTGTAGGCTTGTGCCCAGCAGAAAATGAAGAATATTTTGAAGGATATAATGTTGGCGACACTAATTTTAATGGCAGAACAACTGTTTTAACAGCTTCAGCTAGTATTCAACCTAATGTTCAATATCATATAAAATTGGTGATTGCAGACCAAAATGACGAAAACTACGACTCTGCCGTATTTATTGAAGGAAACAGCTTTAACTCAACTGTCGATCTTGGCCCAGACATTAACACTTGCGCCAACCAAGTAACCTTAAATGCCGACATTGAAAACCCTTTAGCAAGCTATACTTGGCTTTTAAATGAACAACCCATTGCTAACGAAAACGCTCCACAACTTACTACAGCAACATCTGGAAATTACACTGTACAAATATCTATCCCTATAAATAACACAACTTGCGAAATTGAAGATAGTATTGACGTTACCTTAGGAACAGAACAAACTGCTGGCCCTATAACAGATTATGAAATATGCGACACTAATGGTGATAATAGTGAAACATTTGACTTAAACACTAAAGACAACGAAGTATTATCTACAGTACCAAATGCCAACTATAATATAACATATCATTATTCTCTAGATAATGCTCAAAATAACGAAAACCCAATTGTTAACCCTATTCAAAATTTAGCAAACCCACAAATTATTTATGTAAGAATTATAGATGTAGATACTGGTTGTTTAGCTTTTACTAACTTTAGTCTTGTGGTTAACGAACTTCCTACTATTACAACTCCAACCCCAATAGAAATTTGTGATGATAACGTTTCAGATGGAGTAACTCAAATAGATTTAACACAATACGATAACAACGTAACAAATAATAATCCAGAATTAGTTGTCACATACCATTACACACAATCTGATGCTAATACAGGAAATAACCCTATACCAATGCCTTATGTTAATGCAAACCCTCAAGAAGAGGTTTTTGTAAGAGTCATAAATGAAAATACAGGCTGTGCCACAACCACAATACTAGACATTACAGTACTAGAAACACCAAATATTAATGTAAACCCAGAAAATATTAATGTTTGCGAACAAGATGAAGATGGCTTTGAGGTTTTCGACCTATCTACAGTAATAGATGATGTTTTACAAGGATTAACTAGTGTAACAACAACATTACACACTAGTTTTGATGATGCTAGTACTGGAAACAATCCTATTCAAGATATAGAAAACTTTCAAAATACAACACCAGACCAACAAATTTTATATGTAAGAGTAGTCGATGATACTACAGGCTGTGTTTCAATTGCTAGTTTCACCATTTACACTAATATTTTAGAGCAAGAAAGTAATATAAGAGATTTTCAAATATGTGACGATAGTTCTAATGATGGTATAGCCAATTTTAATCTAGAAAATATAGGAAACTCTATTTTAAACAATTTAGAAAACGCTACAATTACGTTTTATGAAACCGAATCTGATCAAGAAAATGGCACAAACCCAATAGACCAAACCATTCCTTATCAGGTTTCTAATTCGGCACAACTTTTTGTAACTATTAGCAATACCGATTGCGATTATAACACCAGCATAAACTTAATTGTTAATCCTGCTGTCTTTATACAATCTTTGGAACCTCAAGATTACTGCGACACAGATGATAATGGGTTTACATCTATCGATTTAAATGCATTCAACAACTATGTATCTACTGGCATACCTAACCCAAGTGTTACTTATTTTCTTAATCAAACAGATGCCGAAAATAATATAAACTTCTTACCGCCATTTTACACAAATACAAGTAATCCACAAACATTTTACGTTCGTGTCACCGATGCCACAACAGGTTGTTATGATATAGCTCCTTTAGAAATTAATGTTTTACTAGCACCAACAGTTTCTCAAGCACAAGATATTTTAATATGTGATAACGATCAGGATGGCGTTTCTACTGTAAATTTAGAAAATAAAATACCCGAAATTATAACCAACACCAATGGCGTAAGCATTGACTTTTTCACTACGGAAGATAATGCCAATAATAACATTAACGTTATTAACACGCCTGATAATTTCTCAACAAGTACAACACAAATTTTTACGCGAGTAACCAACAATACCACGGGATGTTTTGCCATATCTACTTTTATGGTATATATAAACACCCAACCTGTTTTTACAGACATAACCGATTTCACAAATTGTGAAACAGATGGTAACCAAACGGCCGAATTTCTTTTTATTGAAAAAGACACAGAGATACTTAATGGACAAACAGGTAAGCAAGTCTTATACTTTTTAAACGAAAATGACGCCAACAACAGACAAAACATTATAGATAAAACCCAACCTTACCAAAACATTTCTAGTCCGCAAACTATTCACGTAAGAGTAGAAAACCTAACCGATCAAGACTGTTACGGCGTATCTTCTTTTATTATAGAAGTTGGTTCCATTCCTATCTACAACGCCCCAACAGATTTATCACTTTGCGATGACATTACAAACAATGGTCAAGAGGAATTTAATCTAGCAGAGGTTATAAGCACCATGTCAGAAAACAGCCCCGAAAACCTAAGCATTACATTTCACACATCTTACGATGACGCTGATAATGGCTCAAACGCTATTGACTTAAATTATACTAATACTGAAAACCCACAGCAAATTTTTGCTCGTGTTGAAAACGGAACTTACTGTCATGGCATTGCAGAATTTGGCTTAAACGTTATTCAAGTTCCTATAGTTAATTCGCCATCCGAAATGACCGTTTGCGATACTAATTATGATGGTACAGCAACATTTGATCTAACCATAGCAGAAACCGAAGTTTTAGGGATAAGACAAGATAATGTCGAACTTACTTTTCATGAATCCATTACAGATGTAGAAAATAACATCCAAATTTCAACCCCAGCATCTTACAATAATACTGAGAGTCCACAAACAGTATATATTAAAGCTACCAACACGATTTCTAACTGCTATGTTTATGTCCCATTAGTGCTAAATGTTAATTTACCACCTACGATAAATACTGGTAATTTTGAAATTTGTAATAATGATACTAACAGCTACAACCTTAACAACACACTATCGCAACTATTAGATACCCAAGAAAATATTGATGTTAGCTTTTACGCCTCCCAACAAGACGCCCAAAACAACACCAATGCTATAAGCCCAGATTACACATACACAAGCAACAACACAACTTTATATATAGCTGCCACAAATAGTAGTACAGGTTGTCGTGCTATACAATCGTTCAATTTAACGATAAACCCAACACCTATTGCCAATCAACCGCAAAACCTAACATCTTGCGATGATAATTTTGATGGCATGTACACCTTCGATTTTTCACAACAAACGAGTACCATTCTAGGAAATCAAAATGCGAACGATTTTAATGTATTATATTTTGAAACTGAAAATGATGCCCTAGAAAACACCAACCCAATAACCACCTTAAATTACAGTGCTTCTAACGGGCAAACTATTTATGTAAGAGTAGAAAATATTTACACCAATTGTTTTTCTACAACATCATTTAACACCATTGTGTACAGAAAACCCGAAATTAATATTGGTAACCAAACCATTTGTTTAGACAATTTACCGTTAATTGTCTCTGCAGAAACCGGTTTTAATACAGACACCTATTCGTGGTCTACCAATGAAACGGTATCAGAAATTGAAATCACGCAAATTGGCAGCTATTCAGTAACAGTAACTACAGAAAACGGTTGCGAAACCACCTCAACATTTTCAGTTATAGAATCTGAACAAGCCACAATAGAGTTTACGGAAACCATAGACTTTTCAGATCCAAACAACATCACCGTAACCGTTAGCGGTATTGGAAATTATCAATATAGCATCGATAATGGCCCACCGCAAGACTCCAACGTATTTTATAATGTAACTTGGG